In Brevibacillus brevis, a genomic segment contains:
- a CDS encoding acyl-CoA dehydrogenase family protein has protein sequence MDFTLSDEQKMVQKTVRDFVQRELMPLEQQVLRNEREGREGITKEEIRQIRQKAKEAGFWGINTPEEYGGANLGPVMTALITMELGRTFVPFSFGGSADNILYYCNEEQKKRYLIPTIEGERRSCFALTEPGAGSDAANIKMSAVKDGNEWILNGEKVFITNGNEADFAMVFAVTDKEKGARGGVTCFLVDRDMGWRSEPIHTMGEWGPASLVFDNVRVPEENILGELGKGFELGMKWIGQGRWVIPARAVGAAERLLQMGIDYANTRHTFGKPIAERQAIQWMIADSAVEIEATRWIVLRAAWMAENGLDARHQSSIAKLYGSNMADRVVDRVLQIHGGMGYTKELPIERWYREIRLWRIFEGTDEIQRYIISRNLLKGNVKVGELLA, from the coding sequence AGGTGCTCCGCAACGAGCGCGAAGGCAGGGAAGGAATCACCAAGGAAGAGATCCGGCAAATCCGCCAAAAAGCGAAAGAAGCAGGCTTCTGGGGAATCAATACGCCCGAGGAATACGGCGGTGCCAACCTGGGGCCGGTCATGACGGCACTCATTACGATGGAGCTGGGCCGCACTTTCGTTCCGTTCAGCTTCGGAGGTTCGGCCGACAACATTCTGTACTACTGCAACGAAGAGCAAAAGAAGCGCTACCTCATCCCTACCATTGAGGGAGAGCGCCGTTCCTGCTTTGCCCTGACCGAGCCAGGAGCCGGCTCCGACGCTGCGAACATCAAGATGTCGGCAGTGAAAGACGGCAACGAATGGATCCTGAACGGCGAAAAAGTATTCATCACCAACGGCAACGAGGCCGATTTCGCGATGGTGTTCGCCGTGACGGACAAGGAAAAAGGAGCGCGCGGCGGCGTGACCTGCTTCCTCGTCGACCGCGACATGGGCTGGAGATCGGAGCCGATCCATACGATGGGCGAGTGGGGACCGGCCTCCCTGGTCTTTGACAATGTGCGAGTGCCGGAGGAAAACATCCTGGGCGAACTCGGCAAAGGCTTTGAGCTGGGGATGAAGTGGATCGGCCAAGGCCGCTGGGTCATTCCGGCACGTGCCGTGGGCGCAGCGGAGCGGCTTTTGCAGATGGGGATCGACTACGCCAATACGCGACATACGTTCGGCAAGCCGATCGCAGAGCGTCAGGCGATCCAATGGATGATCGCAGATTCTGCGGTCGAGATCGAAGCGACCCGCTGGATCGTGCTGCGCGCAGCCTGGATGGCGGAAAACGGACTGGACGCCCGCCATCAGTCTTCCATCGCCAAGCTGTACGGCTCCAACATGGCCGACCGCGTCGTCGACCGCGTCCTGCAAATCCACGGAGGCATGGGCTACACGAAGGAGCTGCCAATCGAGCGCTGGTACCGCGAAATTCGCTTGTGGCGCATCTTTGAGGGCACCGATGAAATCCAGCGCTACATCATTTCGCGCAACCTGCTGAAAGGCAACGTCAAAGTAGGCGAGCTGCTGGCGTGA
- a CDS encoding MaoC family dehydratase N-terminal domain-containing protein — protein sequence MLIDPKVVGSTSEATLVEVEKGAIRAFAHAIGDDNPLCTDEGFARAHGYASLVAPPTFPTTFRIPNPNVRFELSRVLHGGQEYRYTRPIVAGDVLRCVSRVADVYEREGKQGGKMTFLVTEVRGEDLDGQLVFTGKSTVILR from the coding sequence ATGCTGATCGATCCGAAAGTTGTAGGCAGTACCAGCGAAGCGACGCTGGTCGAGGTGGAAAAGGGAGCGATCCGGGCATTCGCCCATGCCATCGGGGACGACAATCCGCTGTGTACGGACGAAGGTTTTGCCCGTGCCCATGGTTACGCCAGCCTCGTGGCGCCACCCACGTTTCCTACCACGTTTCGCATTCCGAATCCAAACGTGCGCTTTGAACTGAGCCGCGTGCTGCACGGCGGGCAAGAGTACAGATATACGCGGCCGATCGTCGCGGGCGATGTGCTGCGCTGTGTCAGCCGCGTGGCGGACGTATACGAGAGAGAGGGCAAGCAGGGCGGAAAGATGACCTTTCTCGTGACGGAAGTCCGAGGGGAAGACTTGGACGGCCAGCTGGTTTTTACCGGAAAAAGCACGGTCATTTTGCGGTGA
- a CDS encoding MaoC/PaaZ C-terminal domain-containing protein translates to MQQVRMDWSGIEVGQELEPLVKPAISKVQLLKYAGASGDFNLIHTDVETAREVGLPGTIAHGMLSMGFLGQYAGMLAGTTAFVSELKVRFAGMVFPGDVLTCRAKVTGKEGGKIVLSLAVEREPGKALTSGEATLTLR, encoded by the coding sequence ATGCAACAGGTACGGATGGACTGGTCGGGTATCGAGGTCGGGCAGGAGCTGGAACCGCTCGTAAAGCCTGCGATTAGCAAGGTGCAGCTGCTCAAGTACGCAGGTGCCTCAGGAGATTTCAACCTGATTCACACGGATGTAGAGACGGCGCGGGAGGTTGGGCTGCCCGGAACGATTGCGCACGGGATGCTGAGTATGGGCTTTTTGGGTCAGTACGCCGGCATGCTGGCGGGAACGACGGCGTTCGTCAGCGAGCTCAAGGTTCGCTTCGCCGGAATGGTCTTCCCCGGCGATGTGCTGACCTGCAGGGCAAAGGTGACTGGCAAAGAGGGCGGCAAAATCGTGCTTTCGCTCGCCGTAGAGCGCGAGCCGGGCAAGGCGTTGACCAGCGGGGAAGCCACATTGACTTTGCGTTAG
- a CDS encoding MFS transporter yields the protein MPTTVLFLMSTMFIANIGFGIILPTLPFLSRHVGASTFELGLALSAFAIAQLLFSSFWGALSDRVGKRPVLILGIVGYGVTSALVGLSPHVWVLLLLRFLSGALCSAVMPSSLSLAAAASKPEMRPRVMAYMGSVNGIGFIVGPPLGAFLSVFGLQVPFAAVGFLSVLNGIVAFWLLPAEAPAAKAGGGARLSPWAFLQVGNHLSAMFNRTIAPFLGGTLAFTTADATITSTLSFFLTDTLHSTQAMAGWAFMVNGGVGAMIQMAMFSMMYQKWGERATIVTGFLFGSLGYLTLGLSTNVGWVFVAITLLAFCRGFAFPAMTSAISLRTTVHSQGSSFGSQMTFNSLGRTIGPLIAGWLFAYHERFPYFFACALLLLAVLMIRVGVKEKLSARAEQA from the coding sequence ATGCCGACGACTGTGCTGTTTCTGATGTCCACGATGTTTATTGCCAATATCGGATTCGGGATTATCCTGCCGACACTCCCGTTCTTGTCCAGGCATGTAGGGGCCAGCACATTTGAGCTGGGCCTGGCTCTGTCTGCCTTCGCGATTGCCCAGCTGCTGTTCAGTTCGTTTTGGGGGGCGTTGTCCGATCGGGTGGGAAAACGGCCGGTCCTGATCCTGGGCATTGTCGGATACGGAGTGACCTCGGCGCTCGTCGGGCTGTCGCCCCACGTGTGGGTACTGCTCCTGCTGCGGTTTCTGTCGGGGGCGCTTTGCTCCGCCGTAATGCCGTCGTCGCTGAGTCTGGCAGCCGCGGCGTCCAAACCGGAAATGAGGCCGCGCGTCATGGCGTACATGGGATCTGTCAACGGGATTGGCTTTATCGTCGGTCCGCCGCTGGGCGCTTTTTTGAGTGTGTTCGGGCTGCAGGTGCCGTTTGCGGCTGTCGGGTTCTTGTCGGTGCTAAACGGCATTGTCGCTTTTTGGCTGCTGCCGGCAGAGGCTCCTGCGGCAAAGGCAGGCGGAGGGGCGCGGCTTTCTCCATGGGCCTTCCTGCAAGTGGGAAACCATTTGTCTGCGATGTTCAACCGCACGATTGCGCCGTTTCTGGGAGGAACGCTTGCTTTCACCACGGCGGATGCGACGATCACGTCCACCCTGTCCTTTTTTCTGACGGATACATTGCATTCCACACAGGCGATGGCGGGTTGGGCGTTCATGGTCAACGGCGGAGTGGGTGCCATGATCCAGATGGCGATGTTCTCGATGATGTATCAGAAGTGGGGAGAGAGGGCGACGATCGTCACGGGTTTTCTGTTCGGTTCGCTCGGCTATTTGACGCTCGGGCTGTCCACCAATGTGGGCTGGGTATTCGTGGCGATTACGCTCTTGGCCTTTTGTCGGGGTTTTGCATTTCCGGCAATGACCTCTGCGATCTCTCTTCGGACGACGGTTCATTCGCAGGGAAGCAGTTTTGGATCTCAGATGACCTTCAACAGTTTGGGAAGAACGATTGGTCCGTTGATAGCCGGCTGGTTGTTTGCCTATCACGAGCGTTTTCCGTATTTCTTTGCCTGCGCTTTGCTCCTTTTGGCCGTACTTATGATCCGGGTGGGCGTCAAAGAAAAGCTGTCTGCAAGAGCGGAGCAGGCGTGA
- a CDS encoding MFS transporter codes for MSRGGAFLSRRLDTYPTGGFRIWLLFIAILANFIASYESQIAPVLPLLLNDLHMDLHQYGILSAICILAAALSSLVFGPLADRHGRVLFLVPSLFLTAVCVYGMAFVETISQLFVLRVVLSFVDGVAFGLTAGLVRDFSPRMGRALAYGFWTFGPVGSNFFAAAIAGWTLPIYGHWQSQFYIAGTVALVSSLVILFTIRDLSPRLRAQIIHSKETMKEINKKAALDEKKEEGSLMLQVLKVPHLWLSSIGISLFLLTYFTMASFGPKILVDSFGFEAHQAAGISKYFWFLNLLTLLVAGWVSDRLQLRKIVSLTGAVLFAVYMIYFVSLFGTDVSEGAMIVYVSILGGLMGVTYGPWNALFSENVEDVKASLQSSAWGLHGAIIRVVPVIMNLVLPSVVASGGWSTWVAVAVAVGVIIYIPLLFMTKGPWLSKKQAEAVAQ; via the coding sequence ATGTCGAGAGGTGGAGCTTTTCTTTCCCGTAGGCTAGATACGTATCCGACGGGAGGTTTTCGGATTTGGCTGTTGTTCATTGCCATCCTGGCGAACTTTATTGCCTCTTATGAATCGCAGATTGCTCCCGTGCTTCCGCTCTTGCTGAACGATCTCCACATGGATTTGCATCAATACGGCATCTTGTCCGCCATTTGTATCCTCGCGGCGGCATTGTCCTCCCTGGTTTTCGGCCCGTTGGCGGACCGTCACGGCCGCGTCCTGTTCCTCGTCCCGAGCCTGTTTTTGACGGCAGTCTGCGTCTACGGCATGGCTTTCGTGGAGACGATCTCCCAGCTGTTTGTGCTTCGCGTGGTCTTATCCTTCGTTGATGGCGTCGCATTCGGTTTGACGGCAGGACTCGTCCGCGACTTTTCACCGCGGATGGGACGTGCGCTGGCATACGGCTTCTGGACGTTTGGTCCGGTGGGCTCCAACTTTTTCGCCGCCGCGATCGCGGGCTGGACTCTCCCGATCTACGGCCACTGGCAATCCCAGTTTTACATCGCCGGTACCGTCGCCCTCGTATCCTCACTCGTCATCCTGTTCACCATTCGCGACCTTTCTCCGCGGCTGCGGGCCCAAATCATTCACTCGAAGGAGACGATGAAAGAGATCAACAAGAAGGCAGCGCTTGATGAGAAGAAGGAAGAAGGCTCCCTGATGCTGCAGGTTTTGAAGGTCCCCCACCTGTGGCTGTCGAGCATCGGCATTTCGCTCTTTTTGCTCACCTATTTTACGATGGCCAGCTTCGGGCCCAAAATCCTGGTCGACTCCTTTGGATTTGAAGCGCATCAGGCTGCGGGCATTTCCAAGTACTTCTGGTTCCTGAACCTGCTCACGCTGCTTGTAGCCGGCTGGGTATCAGACCGGCTGCAGCTGCGCAAGATCGTCTCGCTTACGGGAGCTGTACTCTTTGCCGTTTACATGATTTACTTCGTCAGCCTGTTCGGCACCGACGTCAGCGAAGGGGCCATGATCGTCTACGTCTCGATCCTGGGCGGCCTCATGGGTGTGACGTACGGACCGTGGAATGCGCTGTTCTCGGAGAATGTCGAGGACGTGAAAGCATCGCTGCAGTCGTCCGCATGGGGATTGCACGGCGCGATCATACGCGTGGTGCCGGTCATCATGAACCTCGTTCTGCCTTCCGTCGTCGCCTCGGGCGGGTGGAGCACATGGGTCGCCGTCGCGGTGGCGGTCGGAGTCATCATCTACATTCCGCTGCTCTTTATGACAAAAGGTCCATGGCTGTCCAAGAAGCAGGCGGAAGCCGTGGCGCAGTAG